A window of the bacterium genome harbors these coding sequences:
- a CDS encoding nucleoside 2-deoxyribosyltransferase produces MVKPNFERMEKALRLEGEPDRVPFIEGWIDYRVASAFLGKPIRNFSDWVEFWCKAGYDFIHIVPPYSFPSPRREVHFNYSLYEDQLSSRSWVEQHRGAITNEEEFSAYDFPSPEEVDYSIIAETRKALPEGMKIITGTGGIFEETSFAMGFETLALSLYDEPKLVAKVFDKVGEILTEITDIAAEACEDALGALWLSDDIAYTEGTFFSPSVYRKYLFPWYKRFGEICKKYDVPFLFHSDGKLWDILDDLIECGVNAIHPIEPKAMDIREVKERYGDKLCILGGLNLDYPLSRGTPKEVEEEVKRLIKEIAPGGGYCLGSSNSIPEYVPLENYKAMLESGLKYGKYPISL; encoded by the coding sequence ATGGTGAAGCCGAATTTTGAGAGAATGGAGAAGGCTTTACGCTTAGAAGGGGAGCCAGACCGTGTCCCCTTCATTGAGGGATGGATAGATTACAGAGTTGCTTCCGCCTTTTTGGGGAAGCCGATAAGAAATTTCTCGGATTGGGTTGAGTTCTGGTGTAAAGCAGGATATGATTTCATCCATATCGTCCCTCCCTATTCCTTCCCCAGCCCGCGCCGGGAGGTCCATTTCAATTACAGCTTATACGAGGACCAATTATCCTCTCGCTCTTGGGTGGAGCAACATAGGGGAGCGATAACGAATGAAGAGGAATTTTCCGCTTATGATTTTCCCTCCCCCGAGGAGGTTGATTACTCCATCATTGCGGAGACAAGGAAAGCCCTACCAGAGGGTATGAAGATAATAACGGGAACGGGAGGGATTTTTGAGGAGACATCGTTCGCGATGGGTTTTGAGACGCTCGCTTTGTCCTTATACGATGAGCCAAAGCTCGTGGCAAAGGTTTTTGATAAAGTGGGGGAAATCCTCACGGAGATAACGGATATCGCCGCTGAGGCGTGTGAAGACGCTCTCGGAGCCCTTTGGTTGTCAGACGATATCGCTTATACCGAGGGGACTTTCTTTTCACCATCTGTTTACAGGAAATATCTTTTCCCCTGGTATAAGAGATTTGGGGAAATCTGCAAGAAATATGATGTTCCCTTCCTTTTCCATTCCGATGGCAAGCTTTGGGACATTTTGGACGATTTGATTGAATGTGGCGTTAACGCGATCCATCCAATTGAGCCGAAGGCTATGGATATAAGAGAAGTGAAGGAAAGATACGGGGACAAACTATGCATTCTTGGTGGTTTGAATTTGGATTATCCCCTATCAAGGGGAACACCGAAGGAAGTGGAGGAAGAGGTAAAGCGACTAATAAAGGAAATCGCACCCGGGGGCGGTTATTGTCTCGGCTCCTCCAACAGCATCCCCGAATATGTCCCCTTGGAGAACTACAAAGCAATGCTTGAAAGCGGTCTGAAATACGGCAAATATCCCATATCCCTTTAG
- a CDS encoding SMC family ATPase — protein MRLRRLMAEGFKHLRGINLFFPSKGTFLIQGSNEAGKSSLFEAVFFSLFGRPLQARSSEDLIGYGLQEALVYLEMEIGNEILGIERRIRRGKTNVARLRIGSEVITTAREVNRRIQEELHLDADTLLNSCFVEQKALEKLEGMDKSARESAVMKLLNLDRMQAIEEELKVTREDERNLEDWERKRRFAEIEKEIPEVEKEIAHIEWLLKFWNVKQLLSEAERNKKEAEEAEKEIPKLREERNKWQERAKELKETREKEHKVEGIRSLIRLLMEKESALISLSSQLKEVARAKEELPELRKRRKKAGILLHILKKLTNLSQLMDKIENLLGLQRQLNQEMSRKEILELDLEEKEKEIGNKKKKIELLEKWRERVINKEKVEEKNKLKESAQFFRNIGLAGIICCGLLLFLLLTPLKILAAISLIPFICALLAFTKRGKILIRVAKIEGELGDREEFDLKELEKQLHEVGLTPAYDVQWGENALDKEKREEELLERSKESIRREIIRAENNIENLRKQANEQLSQLPPSWQSLQPEHLIQKSDRIKKLLEERGSKNKQLAEEYELSIDETELTRELGKLDSEIRNLEQFINSEAELKGKREELEKETQQIKKKIEESALPFNEDVKDIYALESWEELSRRLKRELDKMERERPEENLQLAISRLAGQEQKVKSLREKAVELERNAEEILKELGGEFPPELPSLEELNNSLVEKKAYYQRLENERKSLRELIIGEIPPLEECQRECERLRREHKVRELSVRILETARRNITQRILPRTIDHMWRLLPLITNDRYRQVDLDPDTFRIKVYDERAGDWKEKNIFSGGTRDQMSLALRLSFALASLPQERGAAPSFLFLDEPLSSFDEQRKEALIRVITEGEIAERFDQIFVISHTPLLNPNLFHYYIVMENGRVRECSDELKPPEERPQILL, from the coding sequence ATGAGATTGAGACGGTTAATGGCGGAAGGGTTTAAACATTTGAGAGGGATAAATCTCTTCTTCCCCTCAAAGGGAACATTTCTCATACAGGGAAGCAATGAGGCTGGGAAAAGCTCGCTTTTTGAGGCTGTCTTTTTCAGCCTTTTCGGTAGACCATTACAAGCAAGGAGCTCGGAGGACCTCATCGGCTATGGACTGCAGGAGGCTCTTGTCTATTTGGAAATGGAAATAGGCAATGAAATCCTGGGAATAGAGAGAAGGATAAGGAGAGGGAAAACAAATGTAGCGAGGCTCCGCATAGGAAGTGAAGTAATAACCACTGCGAGGGAGGTCAACAGGAGAATTCAAGAGGAACTACATCTTGACGCTGATACTCTTTTGAACTCCTGTTTCGTGGAACAGAAGGCGCTGGAGAAATTGGAAGGAATGGATAAGTCGGCGCGGGAAAGCGCAGTGATGAAACTTCTCAATCTTGATAGGATGCAGGCGATAGAAGAGGAGTTAAAGGTAACAAGGGAAGACGAGAGAAACCTGGAGGATTGGGAAAGGAAGAGAAGGTTTGCAGAGATAGAGAAGGAAATTCCCGAAGTTGAAAAGGAAATAGCCCATATAGAGTGGTTGTTGAAGTTCTGGAATGTAAAGCAACTGTTGAGCGAGGCGGAGAGGAATAAAAAAGAGGCGGAAGAGGCAGAGAAGGAGATACCGAAGCTAAGGGAGGAGAGGAACAAGTGGCAGGAAAGAGCAAAGGAGCTCAAGGAGACAAGGGAAAAGGAACACAAGGTGGAAGGGATACGCTCTTTAATCCGCCTGTTGATGGAAAAGGAGAGCGCCCTCATCAGTTTGTCCTCCCAGCTTAAAGAGGTTGCAAGGGCAAAAGAGGAATTGCCGGAGCTTCGGAAAAGAAGAAAGAAGGCGGGAATTTTGCTTCATATTTTGAAGAAATTAACCAATCTCTCCCAACTAATGGATAAAATAGAGAATTTGTTGGGTTTGCAGCGCCAGCTTAACCAAGAGATGAGCAGGAAGGAAATCTTGGAATTGGATTTAGAGGAAAAGGAGAAAGAGATAGGAAATAAAAAGAAGAAAATAGAGCTGTTAGAAAAATGGAGAGAAAGAGTAATCAATAAAGAGAAAGTTGAGGAAAAGAACAAGCTGAAGGAAAGCGCACAATTTTTTAGAAATATCGGCTTAGCGGGTATTATTTGTTGCGGTCTGCTTCTATTTCTTTTACTTACTCCGCTAAAAATTCTCGCTGCTATTTCCCTGATTCCCTTCATCTGCGCCCTTCTAGCATTCACAAAACGAGGCAAGATTTTAATAAGGGTTGCTAAAATAGAAGGGGAACTAGGGGATAGGGAGGAATTTGACCTAAAAGAATTGGAGAAGCAACTTCACGAAGTGGGTTTAACGCCCGCTTATGATGTCCAATGGGGAGAAAATGCTTTAGATAAAGAGAAAAGGGAAGAGGAGTTGCTTGAAAGGAGCAAAGAGTCAATTAGAAGGGAGATTATCAGAGCGGAAAATAACATAGAAAATCTAAGGAAACAAGCGAATGAACAGTTAAGTCAGCTTCCTCCCTCCTGGCAAAGCCTTCAGCCAGAGCATCTTATTCAAAAATCCGATAGGATAAAGAAATTATTGGAGGAAAGAGGGAGCAAAAATAAACAATTAGCTGAGGAATACGAGTTGTCTATTGATGAAACCGAGCTGACAAGGGAGTTGGGGAAGCTGGATAGCGAGATAAGAAATCTTGAGCAATTCATTAATAGCGAAGCGGAATTGAAGGGCAAGAGGGAGGAACTGGAAAAGGAAACGCAACAAATCAAAAAGAAAATAGAGGAAAGCGCCCTTCCCTTCAATGAAGATGTTAAAGATATCTATGCTCTTGAAAGCTGGGAGGAGCTGAGTAGAAGATTGAAGCGGGAACTGGATAAAATGGAAAGGGAGAGACCGGAGGAAAACCTTCAATTGGCGATATCTCGTCTTGCCGGGCAGGAGCAGAAGGTGAAGTCCTTAAGGGAAAAAGCAGTTGAATTGGAGAGAAATGCAGAGGAGATACTTAAGGAGTTAGGAGGCGAATTTCCTCCTGAGCTTCCCTCTCTTGAAGAACTTAATAACTCTTTGGTAGAAAAGAAAGCATATTACCAGCGACTGGAAAACGAGAGGAAATCCCTAAGGGAATTGATAATTGGAGAAATCCCCCCGCTTGAGGAATGCCAGAGGGAATGCGAGAGATTGAGGAGGGAGCACAAAGTGAGGGAGCTCAGCGTGAGGATTTTAGAGACCGCGCGCAGAAACATAACCCAGAGAATCCTTCCCCGCACTATAGACCACATGTGGCGATTGCTTCCCCTTATAACCAATGATAGGTATAGGCAGGTTGACTTAGACCCCGATACCTTCAGAATCAAAGTCTACGATGAGAGGGCAGGCGATTGGAAGGAAAAGAACATCTTCAGTGGGGGAACGAGAGACCAGATGTCCCTCGCCCTCCGCCTCTCCTTCGCTCTCGCCTCTCTGCCCCAAGAGAGGGGAGCAGCTCCTTCCTTCCTCTTCCTTGATGAGCCCCTCTCCTCGTTTGATGAGCAAAGAAAGGAAGCGCTTATCAGGGTTATAACCGAGGGTGAAATCGCGGAGAGATTCGACCAAATCTTCGTCATAAGCCATACCCCGCTCCTCAACCCAAACCTCTTTCACTATTACATCGTTATGGAAAATGGAAGGGTCAGGGAATGCAGCGATGAGCTCAAACCTCCCGAGGAGAGGCCCCAAATCCTCTTATAA
- a CDS encoding DNA repair exonuclease yields the protein MVKMVICADTHLNAYYAKMRPEQLEKRREYLRNAFKSVVDFAIEKKVDIFLHAGDLFDMPDPRYLELLFVFRELMRLKEAGIKTFMIGGTHDIPKARFEAGGAASILIYEIGQVARVFRGAKIQSETINVGGKSITIAGISCDPRIRDGNPLEGLEFHPDNSDFTIFMFHYAIEGRIPQRYEGAVVTLHWLRQFPADLFIAGHLHPHANFDLERKSVIIPGATERFDFGEEKNDCGFYYLQLTDKPKIEYQKISAQPMQNIEIHSDEIIQKPKGERLGYLLSRIKEVSHPEKLLKCKLIGEIENDVLMEVPFNQILEEGNKSNFFFDLDWQGLKIKRGGFEGSGEGPTNVEEEMKSVARSIEEEEELVKEALDLALSKWREAR from the coding sequence ATGGTGAAAATGGTCATCTGTGCTGATACACATCTCAATGCTTATTACGCAAAGATGAGACCCGAACAGCTGGAGAAAAGAAGAGAGTATTTGAGGAATGCCTTTAAATCCGTCGTTGATTTCGCGATAGAAAAGAAAGTGGATATTTTCCTTCATGCGGGCGATTTATTTGATATGCCTGACCCCCGCTACTTGGAGCTTTTATTCGTGTTTAGGGAATTAATGCGGTTGAAAGAGGCGGGAATTAAGACCTTCATGATTGGCGGGACCCACGATATTCCCAAGGCGAGATTTGAAGCGGGAGGAGCAGCGAGCATACTCATTTATGAGATTGGGCAAGTAGCGAGGGTTTTCCGAGGGGCAAAGATTCAATCCGAGACAATAAATGTGGGAGGAAAATCAATAACCATAGCTGGCATCTCCTGCGACCCAAGGATTAGGGATGGAAATCCCTTAGAGGGATTGGAGTTTCATCCCGATAACAGCGATTTCACCATTTTTATGTTCCACTATGCGATAGAGGGGAGGATACCCCAAAGGTATGAGGGAGCAGTAGTTACCCTTCATTGGTTGCGCCAATTTCCCGCCGACCTCTTTATCGCTGGACATCTCCACCCTCATGCGAATTTTGATTTGGAGCGCAAATCCGTGATCATACCCGGCGCAACTGAGCGTTTTGACTTCGGCGAGGAAAAAAACGATTGCGGATTCTATTATCTTCAACTCACGGATAAACCGAAGATTGAATACCAAAAAATATCGGCACAGCCTATGCAAAATATTGAAATTCATAGCGACGAGATAATACAAAAACCAAAGGGGGAGCGGCTGGGCTATCTACTATCCCGCATAAAGGAAGTTTCCCATCCAGAGAAACTGCTTAAATGTAAATTGATAGGAGAAATTGAAAACGATGTTTTGATGGAGGTTCCCTTTAATCAAATCTTGGAGGAAGGGAACAAAAGCAATTTCTTCTTCGATTTGGATTGGCAAGGTTTAAAGATTAAGAGGGGAGGTTTTGAGGGAAGTGGAGAGGGTCCAACAAATGTTGAGGAGGAGATGAAGTCCGTGGCGAGGAGCATTGAAGAGGAGGAGGAACTCGTCAAAGAAGCGCTTGATTTAGCCCTTTCAAAATGGAGGGAGGCGAGATAA
- a CDS encoding SIS domain-containing protein — protein sequence MREDLGKSYRMLEEIKEQPKCLAETFKLETEKAREIGKEIKRFSPECVMVVARGTSDNVATYARYLIQYENKLPVASAAPSLYTFYDVKLKLDKTFVIGISQSGETPDVVYWIRRAREDGALTCAITNTEDSPLEKEAHLSLIARSGKEEAVAATKTFTTSLLAVALLSFHWAGDEERLEELSSTPSQAEKMLAQASLIEELVQRYTYVETMAVISRGFSYPTALEIALKIRETSLVDADGFSSADFMHGPVAVVRKGFPLFFVAPKGKILEHLIDIAQQLRKRGAEIIALSNSERMRKLANSYIPVPFDGDEMILPITSIIGGQLFAYYLAISRGLNPDKPRGLRKVTRIW from the coding sequence TTGAGAGAAGACTTGGGAAAAAGCTATAGAATGCTTGAGGAGATAAAAGAGCAGCCCAAATGTCTTGCGGAAACCTTCAAGCTTGAGACAGAAAAGGCAAGGGAGATAGGAAAGGAGATAAAGAGATTTTCTCCCGAATGCGTGATGGTAGTGGCAAGGGGAACTTCCGATAATGTCGCAACTTATGCCAGGTATCTCATTCAATATGAAAACAAATTGCCCGTAGCCTCCGCCGCGCCCTCCCTTTACACCTTCTATGATGTGAAGTTGAAATTGGATAAGACCTTCGTGATAGGGATTTCCCAATCCGGAGAGACGCCCGATGTTGTTTATTGGATAAGAAGGGCGAGGGAAGACGGAGCTTTGACCTGTGCCATCACAAACACGGAGGACTCGCCCTTGGAGAAAGAGGCGCATTTATCCCTGATAGCACGCTCAGGCAAGGAGGAAGCTGTCGCGGCAACTAAAACCTTCACCACTTCCCTCCTTGCAGTTGCTCTGCTTTCATTTCATTGGGCGGGAGACGAAGAGAGATTGGAGGAATTGAGCTCAACTCCTTCCCAAGCGGAGAAAATGCTCGCCCAAGCATCTTTGATTGAGGAACTGGTCCAGAGATATACTTATGTTGAGACGATGGCTGTCATCTCCCGTGGGTTTTCCTATCCTACAGCTTTGGAGATAGCCTTGAAGATAAGGGAAACATCCCTCGTTGATGCTGATGGCTTCTCTTCAGCCGATTTTATGCACGGACCAGTGGCGGTTGTGAGAAAGGGTTTTCCCCTCTTCTTCGTCGCTCCGAAGGGGAAAATATTGGAGCATTTAATAGATATAGCTCAGCAATTGAGAAAAAGGGGAGCGGAGATAATCGCCCTTTCCAATAGCGAAAGGATGAGGAAATTGGCTAATTCCTATATTCCTGTTCCCTTTGATGGCGATGAGATGATTCTGCCCATAACCTCAATTATTGGCGGGCAGTTGTTTGCCTATTATCTGGCTATTTCCCGGGGATTGAACCCCGATAAACCTCGTGGATTAAGGAAGGTGACGCGCATATGGTGA
- a CDS encoding ATP-binding protein: MEVVKTPEPVGYIVGNVETQRFSFVTEPTICPPRLEYLVVRDIPATEQGLDRVDVLAQVSKLQVASQILGEELTYQEARAILEGLSPRPKIIGTADVLGYLTPDGGVRFPRHAPLPGQPVYLASDDFLRNFFSKDVEYGITIGNLINREGVEVKLNPNGLRRHLAIIAQTGAGKSYLAGLLLENLLKMGATILVFDPNSDYVMMRLTPDGKKTSFADRVKVYRVPLKAERRYSDEKIGGSEEYTIRFWTLEDEDIFEIAQIHETWARIRETLSKLLNTLRKRSPYFTPSYLKELVEEMMQREDAGSELDELEEMVSESELEEITLNMQRKAKAGKETRGSFSYEELRRVKPYVDRLATLEIWGDKDLPINDIISPKRLSVIDLAGLQQRAMEIVVDRTLREIWEKAVLGQLPRPLFIFLEEAHNFVPGRGKQSRCAEIINRIAAEGRKFKVFLVVITQRPYKINQDTLSQCGSQIIMKLTNPEDQEAVRTASENISEALLADLPGLNTGEAVVLGELTRVPVMIKVGKRESAEGGADVDIVKELQSALQESKTEVPIITTEPLKDDLMGGGVL; this comes from the coding sequence ATGGAGGTCGTGAAAACTCCTGAGCCTGTAGGATATATAGTGGGGAATGTGGAAACGCAGAGATTCAGCTTCGTAACGGAGCCCACTATATGTCCGCCTCGGCTTGAATATCTCGTCGTTAGGGATATACCTGCAACCGAGCAGGGATTGGATAGGGTTGACGTCCTCGCCCAAGTGAGCAAGCTCCAAGTTGCCTCACAAATACTCGGCGAGGAGCTCACCTATCAGGAGGCAAGGGCTATTTTGGAGGGACTTTCCCCTCGCCCCAAGATAATCGGAACGGCGGATGTCCTCGGCTATCTAACTCCCGATGGCGGAGTTAGGTTTCCTCGCCACGCTCCCCTTCCCGGTCAGCCCGTTTATTTAGCCTCCGATGATTTCCTCCGCAATTTCTTCTCAAAGGATGTTGAATATGGCATAACGATAGGGAACCTCATCAACCGAGAGGGTGTAGAAGTTAAACTAAATCCAAATGGTTTGCGAAGGCATCTCGCCATTATCGCTCAGACGGGCGCTGGGAAATCCTATCTCGCTGGACTCCTTTTGGAGAATCTATTGAAGATGGGGGCAACCATCCTTGTTTTCGACCCCAACTCCGATTATGTTATGATGCGTCTCACCCCTGACGGGAAAAAGACATCTTTTGCGGATAGAGTAAAGGTTTATAGAGTTCCTTTAAAGGCAGAGCGTCGCTACAGCGACGAGAAAATCGGTGGAAGCGAGGAATACACTATAAGATTCTGGACCCTAGAGGACGAGGATATATTTGAGATAGCCCAAATCCACGAAACTTGGGCGAGAATCAGGGAAACCCTCTCCAAATTGCTAAATACTTTGCGGAAAAGAAGCCCTTATTTCACCCCCAGCTATTTAAAGGAGTTAGTGGAAGAGATGATGCAGAGAGAGGATGCAGGCAGTGAGCTTGACGAGCTTGAGGAGATGGTAAGCGAGAGCGAATTGGAGGAAATTACGCTAAATATGCAGAGGAAGGCGAAGGCTGGCAAGGAAACAAGGGGTTCATTTTCCTATGAAGAGCTGAGAAGAGTCAAGCCATATGTTGACAGGCTTGCCACCTTGGAAATCTGGGGAGACAAAGACCTCCCTATAAATGATATCATCTCGCCTAAGAGATTGTCGGTAATAGACCTCGCGGGCTTGCAACAGCGGGCTATGGAGATAGTCGTTGATAGAACTCTGAGGGAAATATGGGAGAAGGCGGTGCTTGGGCAGTTGCCTCGTCCCTTGTTCATCTTTCTTGAGGAGGCACATAACTTCGTGCCAGGGAGGGGGAAACAAAGCAGGTGTGCGGAGATTATCAACAGGATAGCGGCAGAGGGAAGGAAATTTAAAGTATTCCTCGTCGTAATAACCCAGCGTCCCTATAAGATAAATCAGGATACCCTATCCCAATGCGGTAGTCAGATAATCATGAAATTGACGAATCCCGAGGACCAGGAAGCTGTCCGGACAGCCTCAGAGAACATCTCCGAGGCACTTCTAGCCGATTTGCCTGGCTTAAACACTGGTGAGGCGGTTGTATTGGGCGAGCTGACGAGGGTGCCCGTGATGATAAAGGTGGGCAAGAGGGAATCGGCTGAGGGCGGAGCGGATGTGGATATCGTTAAGGAGCTTCAGTCGGCTTTACAGGAAAGCAAAACTGAAGTCCCAATCATCACAACTGAACCCCTAAAAGACGATTTGATGGGTGGAGGTGTGCTTTAA
- a CDS encoding DNA double-strand break repair nuclease NurA: MPCFPDKFAENIKSKQDKLYSLFKREPKNEDESFLKQEIVHHWNPFPQLPPSELPLFAVDGSNACLATQGGIYISIVQAILQGKDWREVEVDVEAFRNTQKVDVERFHQVHRQWLEWKIGSDYTEKIANSFLFIDGSLYISPVLYYWAQIAPRMPEGLEDMPLRALEAFLSLAEVSLRFNIKLIGISKTSKGHFYPRLLLGKETDITDLEIFSFWTEGAGFSTPLLVGLEAVPQPLERLKKDFLPELPSPKREEVSSRLDNLLPSLSVVLFYIRFEEGDEIYRVDTLAPSVGLETKKEELGKIVMCDSEIIHPILSVLLSSHGGFNVYQNLLYVAHNEVILRGTDQDVYLALLRELTNLPIRRSKVDTRFGRRF; this comes from the coding sequence TTGCCCTGCTTCCCCGATAAATTCGCGGAAAATATAAAAAGCAAACAGGATAAGCTCTATTCCCTTTTCAAAAGAGAGCCCAAAAATGAAGACGAATCCTTTCTCAAACAGGAAATCGTCCATCATTGGAATCCCTTTCCCCAGCTCCCTCCCTCTGAGCTCCCCCTTTTCGCAGTAGATGGCTCAAACGCTTGTTTAGCTACTCAAGGCGGGATATATATCTCAATAGTTCAAGCTATCCTTCAAGGAAAGGATTGGAGGGAAGTTGAGGTTGATGTAGAGGCTTTTAGGAATACGCAAAAAGTGGATGTGGAGAGATTCCATCAAGTCCACCGTCAATGGCTGGAATGGAAAATAGGAAGCGATTACACAGAGAAAATCGCTAACTCTTTCCTCTTCATAGATGGAAGTCTTTATATATCTCCTGTGCTTTACTATTGGGCACAGATTGCCCCCAGAATGCCCGAAGGTTTGGAGGATATGCCCCTCAGGGCATTGGAGGCTTTCCTCTCCCTCGCTGAAGTCTCCCTTCGCTTTAATATTAAACTCATAGGTATATCTAAAACAAGCAAGGGACACTTCTACCCCAGGTTGCTTTTGGGGAAGGAAACCGATATAACCGATTTGGAGATATTTTCATTTTGGACAGAAGGGGCAGGTTTCTCCACTCCTCTTCTCGTCGGTCTCGAAGCAGTCCCCCAACCTTTGGAGAGGCTCAAAAAGGATTTCCTACCTGAGCTTCCTTCCCCCAAAAGGGAGGAAGTTTCAAGCCGTCTTGATAATTTACTCCCCTCGCTTTCCGTTGTCCTCTTCTATATCCGCTTTGAGGAAGGGGACGAGATTTATAGAGTGGATACTCTCGCTCCCTCCGTGGGCTTAGAAACTAAAAAGGAAGAACTGGGGAAAATCGTTATGTGCGACTCGGAGATAATACATCCCATCCTATCCGTCCTTCTCTCCTCCCACGGTGGCTTCAATGTTTATCAAAACCTCTTGTATGTGGCGCATAACGAGGTTATTTTGAGGGGAACAGACCAGGATGTTTATTTAGCTCTTTTGAGGGAGCTCACAAATCTCCCCATAAGGAGGAGCAAGGTGGATACGAGATTTGGAAGGAGGTTTTAG
- a CDS encoding cellulase family glycosylhydrolase — protein MKIRRFYLFTFLLFVFSVAFPSLHPLKVEKGKIVDGITGKPIWLFGVNLFETHLGWAISQEISVMERNLTAISKLGFNALRVPLNMSYIEPAPDIFPDNPYYSEIMHQHKLKDGFPRFLDALVQKAGELGLYVILEFHELPADPWRYFAGGQEQLRGSGKHGGAISWLAKIEEKDGKIEKVELDWDKAYEHVPKALAWLARHYKGNPTLAGIEVPWNEPVGGWAENENLYYKLVQACALAVKKEDPNRLVFMDIQDWGAGVNYLPPSSTWRTPPEVDVLFPHFYFGMHCPNTPYDEALRCAVANWTSWFTGLGKPVMVGEYGVAGLNEDWMGKHIEEMRKFYNFSGDKPDLSLLHRDVMRACLEQWKEMGIQGVFYWAWWEGIPGQAEGKRDLSLSSGFEVLKDFAQSFKNPRLTSAEAKIAVICDMGKRSQYGSPQDLLLISDILMRKKATPFHTIFIQAIKERRELLSKRKYGKIIILADELSDEIIQSVRKLVAKGRILIISQKDKNWTSKLEKFLEE, from the coding sequence ATGAAAATCAGGAGGTTTTATCTATTCACGTTTCTTCTCTTTGTCTTTTCCGTGGCATTCCCTTCGCTTCATCCTTTAAAGGTGGAGAAAGGGAAGATAGTTGATGGGATAACGGGGAAACCGATTTGGCTTTTCGGCGTGAATTTATTTGAGACCCATCTCGGTTGGGCGATATCTCAAGAGATATCCGTGATGGAGAGGAATCTCACAGCGATATCCAAACTCGGCTTTAACGCCTTGAGAGTTCCTCTGAATATGAGTTATATTGAGCCTGCCCCGGATATCTTTCCCGATAACCCATACTATTCGGAGATTATGCATCAGCATAAATTGAAGGATGGGTTTCCTCGCTTTCTTGATGCTTTGGTGCAAAAAGCGGGCGAGCTTGGGCTTTATGTGATATTGGAGTTCCACGAGCTTCCCGCGGACCCTTGGAGATATTTCGCTGGAGGGCAGGAGCAATTGAGGGGAAGCGGAAAGCACGGAGGGGCAATCTCTTGGCTCGCCAAGATAGAGGAGAAAGATGGAAAGATTGAGAAAGTGGAGCTGGATTGGGATAAGGCCTACGAACATGTTCCCAAGGCTTTAGCTTGGTTAGCACGCCATTACAAGGGAAATCCAACCTTGGCGGGAATAGAGGTTCCCTGGAACGAGCCCGTTGGGGGATGGGCGGAGAATGAAAATCTATATTACAAGCTGGTGCAAGCCTGTGCTCTTGCTGTTAAGAAGGAAGACCCAAATCGCCTTGTCTTTATGGATATCCAAGATTGGGGAGCGGGTGTTAATTATCTTCCGCCCTCATCAACTTGGCGCACGCCTCCCGAAGTTGATGTTCTATTCCCCCATTTCTATTTCGGGATGCATTGTCCCAATACTCCCTATGATGAAGCCCTGCGTTGTGCAGTGGCTAACTGGACAAGCTGGTTCACGGGATTGGGGAAGCCAGTAATGGTAGGAGAGTATGGAGTGGCGGGTTTAAACGAGGATTGGATGGGAAAGCATATTGAGGAAATGAGGAAATTCTACAATTTCTCGGGCGATAAGCCCGACCTATCCTTGCTTCATAGGGATGTTATGAGGGCTTGTTTGGAGCAATGGAAGGAGATGGGAATTCAAGGAGTATTTTATTGGGCTTGGTGGGAAGGGATACCGGGGCAAGCGGAAGGGAAGCGAGACCTATCCCTATCTTCTGGCTTTGAGGTGCTCAAGGATTTCGCGCAGAGCTTTAAAAATCCCAGGCTAACTTCCGCTGAAGCCAAAATAGCTGTGATTTGCGATATGGGAAAGCGTAGCCAATACGGTTCTCCCCAAGATTTATTGCTGATAAGCGATATTTTAATGAGAAAAAAAGCCACTCCCTTCCACACGATTTTCATCCAAGCAATTAAAGAAAGGAGAGAACTTTTGAGCAAAAGGAAATACGGAAAAATAATTATCCTTGCGGATGAGTTGTCTGATGAGATAATTCAGAGCGTAAGGAAATTAGTGGCTAAAGGACGAATTTTAATCATTTCTCAGAAAGACAAGAATTGGACAAGCAAGTTGGAAAAATTTCTTGAAGAATGA